A part of Deltaproteobacteria bacterium genomic DNA contains:
- a CDS encoding Eco57I restriction-modification methylase domain-containing protein: MPVLERKQTVLKILEQLRGLDALKELFWTELNYERENAPLSMRGWPDSARKALVDDPILFASGGEDNAFHVLYCRLASDSLQRNLERPIVNQLIREHPYCLFVFSDTTQSSWHFLNIKYDEKAEKRRIFRRITVRADGGLRTAAERLQMLDLVSIGKELFSIPALEIQKRHDDAFDVEKVTKDFYKELANWYFWALKHVRFPKDAPKEADGNEHIGVIRMITRLIFCWFVKEKGLIPEVLFDQRRLDKLLDGFAPDNNAGKDSVFYKAILQNLFFATLNTEMDKRGWAKDEQNFMAHSLYRHHDLFQEPDAVLAMFKNIPFLNGGLFECLDKDLGESARPRYVRIDGFSRRPDSQPVVPDFLFFGSEREEDLSADYGDKKFRKVRVRGLIHTLQRYRFTIEENTPIEQEVALDPELSGKVFENLLAAYNPETGATARKQTGSFYTPREIVDYMVDETLIAFMKGSLITENAEATEKKFRRLASWEESDHDFDDRETETLIAAIDKLKALDPAVGSGAFPMGILHKLVFILGKLDPRNEQWEQRQIRRVRDAIDTAEKIEDAAIRERTVRELELQIVGIEEAFERNELDYGRKLYLIENCLYGVDIQPIAVQIAKMRFFISLIVDQRIDPNAPNLGVRPLPNLETKFVAANTLLDVEKPVQAILRNPEIEHREKELADVRRKHFTALTPATKGRYRKLDEQIRSEIAALLKLDGFPRETTEKLAQWDPYDQNTAADFFDPEWMFGVADGFDITIGNPPYVRADSGEEHLKLRKAIEQSGRYRTLWEKWDLYVPFIERGFQLLKPGGFTTMIVSDAFCHSKYALKPQEWFLKNACVRRLDFFSRIQIFDAAVRNITYLFQRADGAGNRPERRLHGPEFGVVRLLPTDEQARLTCRAFFPEDEANSHFANPTLTLADICYISYGMAVSADEKISRGAFELKDVVASNRDELHPKPFVEGKHLDRWLPLTIEWLEWGTERAPAMFRRKTFPEMYNIEEKILAQRSPGSDLKVSYDDKYLHFSESSVGFILWHSLAGVRNKSIKKTARYGGERPPRPDLPRREDLEKTSRRFAVKYLLAVMNSAAARDYLRAHRRSNIHLYPDDWKQLPIPDATPEQQASIVSLVDRILAARRTDPHADIAVLEGAINESVNHLYGLTAISAESGRVE; the protein is encoded by the coding sequence ATGCCTGTTCTCGAACGTAAGCAGACCGTACTGAAAATCCTGGAACAACTGCGGGGGCTCGATGCCCTGAAGGAACTGTTCTGGACGGAGCTGAATTACGAGCGTGAAAACGCGCCGCTCAGTATGCGCGGCTGGCCGGATTCCGCCCGTAAGGCATTGGTCGACGACCCCATCCTGTTTGCGAGCGGGGGTGAGGATAATGCGTTTCATGTGTTGTATTGCCGCCTGGCGTCCGATAGCCTTCAGAGAAACCTTGAGCGGCCCATCGTCAACCAGTTGATCCGCGAGCATCCGTACTGCCTGTTCGTTTTCTCCGACACAACACAATCCTCCTGGCATTTCCTGAACATCAAGTATGACGAAAAGGCGGAGAAACGGCGAATTTTCCGCCGGATTACTGTGCGAGCCGACGGCGGTTTGCGCACGGCCGCTGAACGCCTACAGATGCTGGATCTCGTTTCGATTGGGAAAGAACTGTTCAGCATCCCCGCGCTGGAGATTCAAAAACGCCACGATGACGCTTTCGACGTTGAAAAGGTTACCAAAGATTTCTACAAGGAACTCGCCAACTGGTATTTCTGGGCGCTGAAGCACGTTCGTTTTCCCAAAGATGCGCCCAAAGAGGCTGACGGGAACGAGCATATCGGCGTGATACGCATGATCACACGGTTGATCTTCTGCTGGTTCGTGAAGGAAAAAGGTCTGATTCCCGAGGTCCTGTTCGATCAGCGCCGCTTGGATAAACTGCTCGACGGATTCGCTCCAGACAATAATGCCGGGAAGGATTCGGTTTTCTACAAGGCGATCCTGCAAAACCTGTTCTTCGCAACGCTGAATACCGAGATGGACAAGCGGGGCTGGGCAAAGGACGAGCAAAACTTCATGGCGCACAGCCTATACCGGCATCATGATCTGTTCCAGGAGCCCGATGCGGTGCTGGCAATGTTTAAGAACATCCCCTTCCTCAACGGCGGTTTGTTCGAGTGCCTGGACAAGGATCTGGGCGAAAGTGCCAGGCCGCGTTACGTGCGCATTGACGGCTTTTCCCGACGGCCGGACAGCCAGCCGGTTGTGCCGGATTTCCTGTTCTTCGGATCTGAGCGCGAAGAAGACCTCAGTGCGGACTATGGCGACAAGAAGTTCAGGAAGGTCCGGGTGCGAGGGCTAATCCACACCCTTCAACGATACCGTTTCACGATTGAGGAAAACACGCCCATCGAGCAGGAAGTCGCCCTCGACCCGGAGCTTTCCGGAAAGGTGTTCGAGAACCTGCTCGCCGCTTACAATCCCGAAACCGGCGCCACGGCCCGCAAACAGACCGGCTCTTTCTACACCCCGCGCGAAATCGTGGACTACATGGTGGACGAGACGCTAATCGCCTTCATGAAAGGGAGTTTAATCACAGAGAACGCAGAGGCCACGGAGAAGAAATTCCGGCGGCTGGCGTCGTGGGAGGAGAGCGATCATGATTTTGACGATCGGGAAACCGAGACGCTCATCGCCGCGATAGACAAATTAAAGGCGTTGGATCCGGCGGTGGGGTCGGGTGCTTTCCCGATGGGCATTCTGCACAAGCTCGTGTTCATCTTGGGCAAACTCGATCCGCGCAACGAGCAGTGGGAGCAGCGGCAGATCCGGCGCGTCCGCGACGCCATCGATACGGCGGAAAAGATCGAAGACGCCGCCATCCGCGAGCGGACAGTCAGGGAACTGGAACTGCAGATAGTCGGTATCGAGGAGGCGTTCGAACGCAACGAACTGGATTACGGGCGCAAACTCTACCTGATCGAAAACTGCCTCTACGGCGTGGACATCCAGCCCATTGCGGTTCAAATCGCCAAGATGCGTTTTTTCATCTCGCTGATAGTGGATCAACGAATTGACCCGAACGCGCCAAATCTTGGCGTGCGTCCCCTGCCCAATCTCGAAACCAAGTTTGTCGCTGCCAACACGCTGCTCGACGTCGAGAAGCCTGTCCAAGCCATCCTGCGCAACCCGGAGATTGAGCATAGGGAAAAGGAACTGGCCGACGTCCGGCGGAAGCACTTCACCGCCCTCACCCCGGCAACAAAGGGCAGATACCGGAAGCTCGATGAGCAAATCCGGTCCGAAATTGCGGCGCTGCTAAAACTGGACGGCTTCCCACGCGAGACGACCGAAAAGCTCGCCCAGTGGGACCCCTACGACCAGAACACCGCCGCCGACTTTTTCGATCCCGAATGGATGTTCGGCGTCGCTGACGGCTTCGATATCACTATCGGGAATCCACCCTACGTCCGGGCCGACTCCGGTGAAGAGCACCTGAAGCTCCGCAAGGCCATCGAGCAGAGCGGCCGCTACCGGACACTCTGGGAGAAGTGGGACCTCTACGTCCCCTTCATCGAGCGCGGCTTCCAGCTCCTCAAACCCGGCGGCTTCACGACGATGATCGTCTCCGATGCCTTCTGCCATTCCAAATACGCCCTGAAGCCCCAGGAGTGGTTCCTGAAGAACGCCTGTGTCCGGCGTCTCGATTTCTTTAGTAGGATTCAGATCTTCGACGCCGCGGTCCGGAACATTACCTATCTCTTCCAGAGGGCCGACGGTGCCGGGAACCGGCCGGAGCGGCGCCTCCACGGGCCGGAGTTTGGCGTCGTTCGTCTGCTTCCCACGGATGAACAAGCGCGCCTGACCTGCCGAGCATTTTTTCCTGAAGACGAGGCGAACAGTCATTTTGCCAATCCGACGCTTACCCTGGCCGATATCTGTTACATCAGCTACGGTATGGCTGTCAGCGCCGATGAAAAAATTTCAAGAGGGGCCTTTGAATTGAAAGACGTTGTTGCATCAAACCGCGATGAATTGCACCCCAAGCCTTTCGTCGAAGGGAAGCATTTAGATCGATGGCTTCCCTTAACAATTGAATGGTTGGAATGGGGTACAGAACGAGCACCAGCGATGTTCCGAAGGAAGACATTCCCTGAAATGTATAATATTGAGGAAAAAATCTTGGCTCAACGAAGTCCAGGTTCCGATCTTAAAGTCAGTTATGATGACAAATATCTTCACTTTTCGGAAAGTAGCGTAGGCTTCATCCTCTGGCACAGCCTTGCCGGCGTCCGGAACAAATCGATCAAGAAAACGGCCCGCTACGGGGGCGAGAGGCCGCCCCGACCAGACCTCCCCCGACGGGAGGATCTCGAAAAAACCAGCCGCCGCTTCGCCGTGAAATACCTCCTGGCCGTGATGAACTCCGCCGCCGCCCGCGACTACCTCCGCGCCCACCGCCGAAGCAACATTCACCTCTACCCTGATGATTGGAAACAACTCCCCATTCCCGATGCCACCCCCGAGCAACAGGCCTCAATCGTCAGCCTTGTCGACCGGATCCTCGCCGCCCGCCGCACCGATCCCCACGCCGACATCGCAGTGCTTGAAGGGGCAATCAATGAATCGGTGAACCATTTGTATGGACTAACAGCAATCAGTGCCGAATCGGGGAGGGTTGAATGA
- a CDS encoding 4Fe-4S binding protein yields the protein MTQDIYERLATHLDNLPGGFPRTETGVEIRILKRLFTEEEALMACYLRMLPEPVERIAKRANMPPEDLAEKLYRMSHKGLIYRADLPEGNRYMASQFVIGIWEYHVNDLDEGLIRDMNEYIPSLMDTASNLKTHQLRTIPIGASLDGQGAVMPYEEARKLIEQQTKIVVAPCICRKEHAMIGKGCGKSVEACLVFSSGAYFYENNGLGRSISRDEAIHILNKAEEEALVLQPTNAQKITNMCLCCGDCCQILKSLKRLPNPASLVHSNYYVGIRKDDCLGCETCVERCQMEAIRMQDGIAEVNLDYCIGCGLCVSTCSGKAIDLVRKNEEDCYTPPASVVETYIRIAQERGLIK from the coding sequence ATGACTCAAGATATTTATGAACGCTTAGCCACACATTTGGATAACCTCCCCGGCGGATTTCCGCGTACGGAAACGGGGGTTGAAATCCGTATCCTGAAACGTCTATTCACTGAAGAAGAAGCCCTAATGGCGTGTTATTTACGCATGCTGCCGGAGCCTGTCGAGAGAATCGCGAAAAGGGCCAACATGCCGCCGGAGGACCTCGCGGAAAAGCTCTACCGGATGTCGCACAAGGGGTTGATCTACCGCGCCGACCTGCCTGAGGGCAACCGCTACATGGCATCCCAGTTCGTGATTGGAATATGGGAGTATCATGTCAACGACCTGGACGAAGGATTGATCAGGGATATGAACGAATATATCCCCTCCTTAATGGACACAGCATCCAATCTTAAAACCCATCAATTAAGAACCATACCAATCGGGGCCAGCCTGGATGGTCAAGGAGCGGTAATGCCATATGAAGAAGCCCGGAAACTTATTGAACAGCAGACAAAGATTGTCGTTGCTCCCTGTATATGCCGAAAAGAACATGCCATGATCGGGAAAGGCTGCGGAAAATCGGTTGAGGCCTGTCTTGTTTTTTCCAGCGGCGCTTACTTTTATGAAAACAACGGTCTCGGGCGTTCGATCAGCCGTGACGAAGCCATTCACATTTTAAATAAGGCTGAAGAGGAAGCCCTTGTGCTGCAACCAACCAATGCCCAGAAAATCACGAATATGTGCCTCTGCTGCGGAGACTGCTGCCAGATATTGAAAAGTCTTAAGAGGCTCCCCAATCCGGCTTCGCTTGTACACAGCAATTATTATGTCGGGATTCGGAAGGATGACTGCCTCGGTTGTGAAACCTGCGTAGAACGGTGCCAGATGGAGGCTATTCGCATGCAGGATGGGATTGCCGAGGTCAATCTTGACTACTGTATAGGATGCGGCCTCTGCGTCTCTACGTGCAGCGGTAAGGCTATCGATCTCGTCCGTAAAAACGAAGAGGATTGTTATACGCCCCCGGCCAGCGTGGTCGAGACATACATCCGCATTGCCCAAGAAAGGGGGTTAATCAAATAG
- a CDS encoding flavodoxin family protein produces MNLLVLNGSPRKNGTVAILLKAVADGASEKHTVEWIDVYDLKMKPCIACMKCRPDKTCALTSDNAHTVGQKIKSADGLIVGTPTHWGNMSAPLKILFDRNVPVFLGEQTAGIPYPRQKGKLAVIVTACSTPWPFNLLSAAGSRGAARSVWTILHYGGYKLLGQVVKPNTRRYPQIAQSLGDRALNLGRRF; encoded by the coding sequence ATGAATTTACTGGTACTCAACGGCAGTCCCCGAAAAAACGGAACGGTTGCAATATTGCTCAAGGCAGTTGCAGATGGTGCATCTGAAAAACACACGGTGGAGTGGATTGATGTATACGATCTTAAAATGAAACCATGTATCGCCTGCATGAAGTGCAGACCTGACAAGACATGTGCACTCACCAGTGACAATGCCCATACTGTAGGTCAGAAGATTAAAAGCGCAGACGGGCTTATCGTTGGTACGCCGACGCACTGGGGAAATATGAGCGCTCCGTTGAAGATTCTGTTCGACCGAAACGTGCCGGTGTTCCTCGGAGAGCAAACAGCCGGTATCCCCTACCCCCGCCAAAAGGGCAAACTTGCCGTAATTGTGACCGCCTGCAGCACACCGTGGCCGTTCAATTTACTATCAGCGGCGGGCAGCCGTGGAGCAGCCCGATCTGTATGGACGATCCTCCACTACGGGGGATACAAACTCTTAGGCCAGGTCGTTAAACCCAATACCAGGAGATATCCCCAGATAGCTCAAAGTCTCGGGGATAGAGCTTTGAATCTTGGTCGTCGCTTTTAG
- a CDS encoding efflux RND transporter periplasmic adaptor subunit, whose product MATEDLSKLKIDKSLKTSQPVLRTRIKYFVIAFVLIAIAGLLYITGIITPAVSVEVVSVSQIYPSQTFTLLNASGYVVAQRKAAVASKITGRLVSLSVSEGSRVKKGQVIARLENEDADASREQAAANLNAARANVEQARAELKEASLTFERNKRLITNGSISQVEYENSETRYKKAKAAVDGAEATLKANSAALRGATVAQEYALIRAPFDAVVLTKNADIGDIITPLGAAANAKAAVVTIADMSYLEVEADVSESNLSLIKSGQPCLIQLDAFPDSRFNGVVKTIVPTADRSKASIMVKVGFMDNDTRILPEMSAKVAFLSRPVKSEEMKPRTALNRNAVINRNGKNVSFVVKGDEVTETMVTVGEQFGDMIEILSGLKAGDRVVLKPLEKLKTGTKIKVAEK is encoded by the coding sequence ATGGCCACAGAAGACCTTTCAAAACTGAAGATAGATAAATCGCTTAAGACCAGCCAACCTGTCTTGCGTACGCGAATCAAGTATTTTGTAATAGCGTTTGTTTTAATAGCCATAGCAGGTCTTCTTTATATCACGGGTATTATAACACCTGCCGTTTCCGTTGAGGTGGTCAGTGTATCTCAAATTTATCCTTCCCAGACTTTTACCCTTTTAAACGCAAGTGGCTATGTGGTAGCCCAGCGTAAAGCCGCTGTAGCTTCCAAGATCACCGGACGACTCGTCTCACTCTCTGTTTCTGAAGGAAGCCGGGTAAAGAAAGGCCAGGTCATAGCCCGTTTAGAAAACGAAGATGCCGACGCTTCACGCGAACAGGCCGCGGCCAATCTCAACGCAGCACGTGCAAACGTTGAACAAGCCAGAGCCGAATTGAAGGAGGCAAGCCTCACTTTCGAAAGAAACAAGCGATTGATCACGAATGGTTCCATATCACAAGTGGAATATGAGAACTCTGAAACTCGCTACAAAAAGGCAAAAGCTGCCGTTGATGGAGCGGAAGCAACGCTTAAGGCAAATTCTGCCGCACTGAGAGGTGCAACTGTTGCCCAGGAATATGCACTCATCAGGGCTCCATTTGATGCAGTCGTTCTGACAAAAAATGCCGACATCGGCGATATCATTACTCCGCTTGGAGCCGCCGCAAACGCCAAGGCAGCCGTGGTAACCATTGCAGACATGAGTTATCTTGAGGTCGAGGCAGACGTCTCCGAATCCAACCTTTCACTGATAAAGTCCGGCCAGCCCTGCCTGATACAGCTTGATGCCTTCCCTGATTCCCGTTTCAACGGAGTTGTCAAGACAATAGTACCGACAGCGGATAGAAGCAAAGCCTCGATCATGGTCAAGGTTGGTTTTATGGATAATGACACACGCATCCTACCGGAGATGAGCGCCAAGGTTGCCTTTCTCTCCCGTCCGGTCAAATCGGAGGAAATGAAACCGCGTACCGCATTGAATCGAAATGCTGTGATCAACCGCAACGGCAAAAACGTCTCCTTTGTCGTAAAAGGGGATGAAGTAACGGAAACGATGGTCACTGTCGGGGAACAATTCGGAGACATGATTGAAATCCTAAGTGGGCTGAAAGCAGGAGACAGGGTAGTATTAAAGCCTCTTGAGAAGCTGAAAACCGGAACCAAGATCAAAGTTGCAGAAAAGTAA
- a CDS encoding ABC transporter ATP-binding protein, which yields MEDKTPVVEISNVSKSYRRDHHVLQVLSDITFSIAAGEFLALMGPSGSGKSTLLNLIGGIDKPDSGTIQVAGVDISSLSETELAGWRATHVGFIFQFYNLIPVLTALENVELPLHLSGLSGKERREHAEMGLRVVNLFDRKDHYPGQLSGGEQQRVAIARAVVTDPTILVADEPTGDLDRNSAEGVLDLMEYLNKEFGKTIIMVTHDPRAAKRAKVIRQLEKGFLSDAVSQTPL from the coding sequence ATGGAAGATAAAACGCCCGTCGTTGAGATTTCAAACGTAAGCAAGTCCTATCGCCGGGACCATCATGTTTTACAGGTCCTCAGTGATATCACATTCAGCATAGCCGCAGGAGAATTTCTGGCGCTCATGGGACCATCCGGGTCGGGAAAGAGCACGCTTCTTAACCTGATTGGCGGAATCGACAAGCCTGACAGCGGCACGATCCAGGTCGCCGGGGTGGATATCTCGTCGCTCTCTGAAACGGAGCTTGCCGGATGGCGCGCAACCCACGTGGGGTTCATATTTCAATTCTACAACCTTATACCTGTTCTTACAGCCCTTGAAAATGTCGAGCTGCCCCTTCACCTGTCGGGGCTGTCCGGAAAAGAGCGCAGGGAGCATGCGGAAATGGGACTCAGGGTGGTCAATCTGTTTGATCGTAAAGATCACTACCCAGGCCAGCTCTCCGGTGGCGAGCAACAGCGAGTTGCCATTGCCCGCGCAGTGGTTACCGATCCGACGATACTGGTAGCAGATGAACCGACAGGTGATTTAGATCGAAACTCTGCCGAAGGTGTGCTGGACCTCATGGAGTACCTCAACAAGGAATTTGGCAAAACCATAATCATGGTTACCCATGATCCGAGGGCAGCGAAAAGAGCAAAGGTCATCCGTCAGCTGGAAAAGGGATTTTTGAGCGATGCTGTTTCTCAAACTCCTCTTTAA
- a CDS encoding ABC transporter permease codes for MLFLKLLFKNAFRHRLRTGLTILGIAIAILAFGMLRTMISAWYAGVEASSAGRLVTRNAISLIFPLPLNYKDKIRQVSGVKTVSYGNWFGGIYIDEKNFFANFAVEPKSYLELYPEFILPDNEETSFLRDRKGFIAGHKLAEKYGWKIGTTVTLKGTIFPGNWDFVLRGIYRGKDKTIDETQFIFHWDYLNETLKKTTPRRADQIGFYMIGVTHPDLAADVSVSIDSLFKNSLAETLTETEKAFALTFISMTEAIVTAIRVVSIVVIFIILVVLANTMVMTTRERIGEYAVLKTLGFGGWHLAAMIFGESLVITILGCALGIAFTFPAAKAFGDSLSTFFPIFNVEPNTLIFDFAAAIVVGLIAAIIPTHSAIKIRIADGLRRIG; via the coding sequence ATGCTGTTTCTCAAACTCCTCTTTAAAAACGCCTTCCGTCACAGACTGCGAACCGGACTCACAATCCTCGGTATTGCTATTGCCATCCTTGCCTTCGGTATGCTGCGTACAATGATAAGTGCCTGGTACGCCGGCGTGGAGGCATCTTCTGCCGGTCGCCTCGTAACCCGAAACGCCATATCCCTTATTTTCCCCCTCCCCCTCAACTACAAGGATAAAATCCGTCAGGTCAGCGGGGTGAAGACAGTCTCCTACGGAAACTGGTTCGGGGGTATTTACATCGATGAAAAAAACTTTTTCGCAAACTTCGCCGTCGAGCCAAAGAGTTATCTTGAACTCTATCCCGAATTTATCCTTCCAGACAACGAGGAAACATCCTTTTTGAGGGATCGAAAGGGCTTCATCGCAGGTCACAAGCTGGCAGAAAAATACGGGTGGAAGATCGGCACGACCGTAACGCTGAAAGGAACGATTTTTCCGGGAAACTGGGATTTTGTATTACGAGGGATCTACCGTGGAAAGGATAAGACCATTGATGAGACCCAGTTTATTTTTCACTGGGACTACCTCAATGAGACACTAAAAAAGACAACCCCCCGGCGTGCCGATCAGATTGGCTTTTACATGATCGGTGTAACGCATCCGGACCTTGCGGCTGATGTCTCGGTCTCTATTGACAGCTTATTTAAAAACTCTTTGGCGGAAACACTTACGGAAACGGAAAAGGCCTTCGCGTTGACGTTCATCTCCATGACGGAAGCAATTGTGACGGCAATAAGGGTCGTTTCTATTGTCGTAATATTTATTATCCTGGTTGTCTTAGCCAACACGATGGTAATGACGACCAGGGAAAGAATCGGGGAGTATGCGGTCTTGAAGACCCTCGGATTCGGCGGCTGGCATCTGGCAGCTATGATTTTCGGTGAATCCCTCGTGATCACGATTCTCGGGTGCGCCCTCGGGATTGCTTTTACCTTTCCCGCGGCGAAAGCTTTTGGCGACAGTCTTTCAACATTTTTTCCCATTTTCAATGTCGAACCGAATACACTCATCTTCGATTTCGCTGCTGCCATTGTCGTTGGCCTCATAGCAGCTATAATTCCCACTCACAGCGCGATCAAAATTCGTATAGCCGACGGATTAAGGAGGATCGGCTGA
- a CDS encoding ABC transporter permease, which translates to MAIPFSYSLRNLWTRRLTTFLTAGGMALVVFVFAAILMLAEGLEKTLVDTGFYDNIVIIRKGSSTEVQSGIEREKASVVETEPEIAIGADGRKLLAKEIVVLISLNKRENGKPSNVVMRGIGPNSLALRPQVKLIEGRLPRFGSSEIIVGKSIYKGFKETGVNEAICCGLRNWSVVGIFDAGATGFSSEIWGDADQLMQAFRRPVYSSVIFKLRNSQEFDRVKSHIENDPRLSLEARRETKYYADQSEMMAKFLRIFGWSLTIIFSLGAIIGAMITMYAAVSTRTGEIGTLRALGFRRTSILMAFLMESLILGFIGGCVGLFLASFMQLISISTMNFQTFSELAFSFTLTFDIIYKAILFSLIMGFIGGVLPAIRASRMYIVDALRTV; encoded by the coding sequence ATGGCGATTCCCTTTTCCTATAGTCTGCGCAATCTCTGGACGAGACGCCTGACAACGTTTCTCACAGCCGGCGGCATGGCCCTTGTTGTTTTCGTCTTTGCCGCAATCCTGATGCTCGCGGAGGGCCTTGAGAAAACACTGGTGGACACAGGTTTTTACGACAATATCGTCATAATCCGGAAAGGATCGTCGACCGAGGTTCAGAGTGGAATAGAAAGGGAGAAAGCCTCTGTTGTGGAAACCGAACCTGAGATAGCCATCGGTGCGGATGGCCGGAAACTGTTGGCTAAAGAAATCGTCGTTCTCATCAGTCTTAACAAGCGTGAAAATGGAAAGCCTTCAAATGTTGTAATGCGGGGAATCGGACCGAATTCCCTGGCACTCAGACCACAGGTAAAACTCATCGAAGGGCGCCTTCCCCGGTTCGGTTCATCGGAGATAATCGTAGGCAAGAGTATTTACAAAGGTTTCAAGGAAACAGGGGTCAACGAAGCCATCTGTTGCGGGTTACGGAACTGGAGCGTGGTGGGAATATTTGATGCGGGTGCCACCGGGTTCAGCTCCGAGATATGGGGTGATGCAGATCAGCTCATGCAGGCATTCCGAAGGCCCGTATATTCATCCGTAATATTTAAATTACGCAATTCTCAAGAATTTGATAGAGTAAAGTCGCATATCGAAAATGATCCGCGGCTTTCCCTGGAAGCAAGGCGCGAAACAAAATATTACGCAGACCAGTCCGAAATGATGGCGAAGTTTCTCCGCATCTTTGGGTGGTCTCTTACCATAATATTCTCCCTCGGGGCCATAATCGGCGCCATGATAACCATGTACGCAGCGGTTTCTACCCGTACGGGTGAAATCGGAACACTTCGAGCCCTCGGTTTCAGGAGAACAAGTATTCTGATGGCTTTCCTTATGGAATCCCTTATTCTCGGTTTTATCGGCGGTTGTGTGGGTCTTTTTCTTGCTTCTTTTATGCAACTTATAAGCATATCGACTATGAATTTTCAAACTTTCTCAGAGCTTGCTTTTAGTTTTACTCTAACCTTTGATATTATTTATAAAGCCATTTTATTCTCCCTGATTATGGGTTTTATCGGGGGTGTTCTGCCCGCCATAAGGGCCTCACGTATGTATATTGTAGATGCTTTACGTACTGTTTGA
- a CDS encoding ATP-binding protein, giving the protein MSDKITLRQQIEKNGLVLIALVMVIIYWVLDSMTASGQLFTRSLIVIFVIIYGFFTQTLINSRKAALEEKDRTQQRLIQSESLASIGQLVAGIAHELNNPLASTSSLIQTDIELINEQTDKRDIDRELLKDLEFSLKELKRVEMIVKSVLGLSRQTQTYVEDVDIKTTIEDALKVLHNQYKYSELVIEKDYEENLPRVNGNFANLGQVFLNIIKNALQALPDGKGTIFLKTRYIKETNSVMIECRDTGAGIPTEVINDIFKPFFTTKDVGSGTGLGLYISHEIIKKHEGLISVSSKQGKGTTFTIDLPAKARVS; this is encoded by the coding sequence ATGAGTGATAAAATCACGCTCCGTCAACAAATAGAAAAGAATGGCTTGGTATTAATCGCACTTGTTATGGTGATAATCTATTGGGTGCTTGACTCCATGACTGCGTCAGGTCAATTATTCACACGCTCACTTATTGTGATATTTGTGATTATATATGGATTTTTTACACAAACATTGATCAATTCCCGTAAAGCGGCTCTCGAAGAAAAAGACAGGACCCAACAGAGACTCATTCAGTCGGAAAGCCTTGCTTCCATCGGGCAGCTTGTTGCCGGAATCGCTCATGAGTTGAATAATCCCTTGGCAAGCACGTCAAGCCTGATTCAAACAGACATTGAACTGATCAACGAGCAAACGGATAAGAGGGATATTGACAGAGAACTGTTAAAGGATCTTGAATTTTCATTAAAGGAGCTCAAACGCGTGGAAATGATCGTAAAAAGCGTTTTGGGCTTGTCGCGCCAGACACAGACCTATGTTGAGGATGTAGATATTAAAACAACCATTGAAGATGCTTTGAAAGTACTACATAATCAGTATAAATATTCTGAGCTGGTCATTGAAAAAGATTACGAAGAAAATCTACCGAGAGTTAATGGCAACTTCGCCAATCTGGGCCAGGTATTTCTCAATATAATCAAAAATGCCCTTCAAGCACTCCCTGATGGTAAAGGAACCATATTCCTGAAAACAAGATACATAAAAGAAACAAACAGTGTTATGATAGAGTGTCGTGACACGGGGGCAGGAATCCCCACCGAGGTCATCAATGATATCTTTAAGCCATTTTTTACCACCAAAGATGTCGGTTCAGGAACAGGCTTGGGGCTCTACATTTCTCACGAAATTATAAAAAAACATGAAGGTCTTATATCAGTGAGCAGCAAACAGGGCAAGGGTACTACTTTTACGATAGATCTTCCGGCAAAAGCGAGGGTATCATGA